One genomic window of Streptomyces sp. NBC_01276 includes the following:
- a CDS encoding MarR family transcriptional regulator → MGDTPDGATPVHEPSLDEQIAVYQREFQDLDPQVEKVVSALSRLNRRMNVAYGRQTAALGISNAEWEVLKALVISGAPYRMGPSELAKQLGLTPAAMTHRIDRMTSEGLVTRERDESNRVRVIVELTDEGRSKWLDAMRAATVFEEDLLQDLSTAERGVLGDMLTRLLDRVEDLQSRA, encoded by the coding sequence ATGGGTGACACCCCCGACGGCGCCACGCCCGTCCACGAGCCGAGCCTCGACGAGCAGATCGCCGTCTACCAGCGCGAATTCCAGGACCTCGACCCCCAGGTCGAGAAGGTCGTCTCGGCCCTGAGCCGCCTGAACCGCCGCATGAACGTCGCGTACGGGCGCCAGACGGCGGCCCTGGGCATCAGCAACGCGGAGTGGGAGGTCCTGAAGGCCCTCGTCATCTCCGGGGCCCCCTACCGGATGGGCCCGAGCGAACTCGCGAAGCAGCTGGGCCTCACGCCGGCGGCGATGACCCACCGGATCGACCGGATGACGTCGGAGGGACTGGTGACCCGCGAGCGGGACGAGTCCAACCGCGTCCGGGTGATCGTGGAGCTGACGGACGAGGGCCGCAGCAAGTGGCTCGACGCGATGCGCGCGGCCACGGTCTTCGAGGAGGACCTCCTCCAGGACCTGTCGACGGCGGAACGCGGAGTCCTGGGCGACATGCTCACCCGGCTCCTGGACCGCGTCGAAGACCTCCAGTCCCGGGCCTGA
- a CDS encoding MFS transporter, giving the protein MGAAMRRIQAGNALTAFGIGFTVPFLYIYVAQVRGLGSMAATSAFVAFALGALVALPFTGRVIDRRGPVPVVMGAAVAASVGALSLGLSTGIVPILLSALALGAGQAVMQPALATMIVWCSTPSTRTRSFAMQFFMQNLGLGIGGLVGGQIVDESRPGSFTLLFGIEAVMFLVLAAVIATVRMPQVAGLKDAMPKKDGAQAGGGWKRMLQHKAMVQLCVLGFVLFFACYGQFESGLAAFGTEAAGITPSTLGFALAANTGAIVVAQFVVLRLVEKRRRSRVIALVGLIWTVAWVIAGFSGMGHGSAVMAAGAFVTTYALFGIGEAMLSPTLAPLVADLAPEGSVGQYNSAFALVKQMALALGPLGVPLGAGVPMLYIGVFVAVSLGIAWLALRLGGQLSPVQDNPSLSRVVAQGGPVVGAVPAAVVAVEPAHV; this is encoded by the coding sequence ATGGGCGCTGCGATGCGGCGGATCCAGGCCGGGAACGCGCTGACCGCGTTCGGTATCGGCTTCACGGTTCCGTTCCTCTACATCTACGTGGCGCAGGTGCGAGGTCTGGGCTCCATGGCCGCCACGAGCGCGTTCGTGGCGTTCGCCCTGGGTGCTCTCGTCGCGCTGCCCTTCACCGGTCGGGTCATCGACCGACGTGGTCCGGTGCCCGTGGTCATGGGTGCGGCCGTGGCCGCCTCGGTGGGCGCGCTGTCGCTCGGGCTGTCGACCGGGATCGTGCCGATCCTGCTGTCGGCGCTGGCGCTGGGTGCCGGGCAGGCCGTGATGCAGCCGGCGCTGGCCACGATGATCGTGTGGTGCTCGACGCCGTCCACCCGGACGCGGTCCTTCGCCATGCAGTTCTTCATGCAGAACCTGGGTCTGGGCATCGGCGGTCTCGTCGGCGGTCAGATCGTCGACGAGAGCCGGCCCGGCAGCTTCACGCTGCTCTTCGGCATCGAGGCCGTGATGTTCCTGGTGCTGGCCGCGGTGATCGCCACCGTGCGGATGCCCCAGGTGGCGGGCCTCAAGGACGCCATGCCGAAGAAGGACGGGGCGCAGGCGGGCGGCGGCTGGAAGCGGATGCTGCAGCACAAGGCGATGGTGCAGCTGTGCGTGCTGGGCTTCGTGCTGTTCTTCGCCTGCTACGGGCAGTTCGAGTCGGGTCTGGCCGCCTTCGGGACCGAGGCCGCGGGGATCACCCCGTCCACCCTCGGGTTCGCGCTCGCCGCCAACACCGGTGCGATCGTCGTGGCGCAGTTCGTGGTGCTGCGGCTGGTGGAGAAGCGGCGTCGGTCGCGGGTCATCGCGCTGGTCGGGCTGATCTGGACGGTCGCCTGGGTGATCGCCGGGTTCTCGGGAATGGGGCACGGCAGCGCGGTCATGGCCGCGGGCGCGTTCGTGACGACGTACGCCCTCTTCGGGATCGGGGAGGCGATGCTGTCGCCGACGCTGGCGCCGCTGGTGGCCGATCTGGCTCCGGAGGGTTCGGTCGGGCAGTACAACTCCGCCTTCGCCCTGGTGAAGCAGATGGCGCTGGCGCTCGGGCCGCTGGGCGTGCCGCTGGGGGCCGGGGTCCCGATGCTCTACATCGGGGTGTTCGTGGCGGTCTCGCTGGGCATCGCCTGGCTGGCGCTGCGGCTGGGCGGGCAGCTGAGCCCGGTGCAGGACAACCCGTCGCTGTCGCGGGTCGTGGCGCAGGGCGGGCCGGTGGTCGGCGCGGTACCCGCGGCCGTCGTCGCTGTGGAGCCCGCGCACGTGTAG
- a CDS encoding SpoIIE family protein phosphatase, with the protein MNFTRWSARFPGTQRRAAARNEHAAAQAKRGEGSVPAARGAAAHPAPPPDGSPADPTVRGTGTAPLPAVPALDELSVREVLGLLPALVALVHGPEHRVAYLNDAYTAGFGPRPTGAPAHEALPELGDLGLLPLLDQVQRSGKPRTAKNRTAPGGGSSYTVTCTPVEFPKAATDGEPDPHHSGILVHLADVTDHAEAVDRLRASERRQREAAVTLQRSLLPQELEQPDDLRVAATYQPGGTEAAVGGDWYDVITLGAGRTALVIGDVMGRGVRAAAVMGQLRTAVRAYARLDLPPHEVLQLLDGLAAEIDASQIATCVYAVHDPNEGLLAYASAGHLPILVRDEDGTVRRAADPTGPPLGTGGWLHSSGTIALGPGSTAVLYTDGLVERRGEDIDEGVAALERALSGAQGTPAIICDRLMRALGVDADHDDDVAVMVLQQPARTGADAELFHNAALELLGGVEAAPRARAFAQGVLASWRFPAELCDLGVLAASELVANSLQHGTPPMRLRLRRTDRRLIIEVTDGDDHLPRRRRAEPADETGRGISIIATIASSWGTRRTPGGGKAVWCEFALPDK; encoded by the coding sequence GTGAACTTCACGCGCTGGAGCGCCCGGTTTCCCGGAACGCAGCGCCGCGCCGCCGCCCGGAACGAGCACGCCGCAGCCCAGGCCAAACGGGGTGAAGGCTCCGTCCCGGCAGCACGCGGCGCGGCCGCCCACCCCGCCCCGCCCCCCGACGGCAGCCCGGCCGACCCCACCGTCCGCGGCACCGGCACGGCACCGCTCCCCGCCGTACCGGCCCTCGACGAGCTCTCCGTACGGGAGGTCCTGGGCCTGCTCCCGGCCCTCGTGGCCCTCGTCCACGGCCCCGAGCACCGCGTCGCCTACCTCAACGACGCCTACACCGCCGGCTTCGGCCCCAGGCCCACCGGCGCCCCGGCCCACGAGGCCCTGCCCGAGCTCGGCGACCTCGGCCTGCTCCCGCTCCTCGACCAGGTCCAGCGCAGCGGCAAGCCCCGTACGGCCAAGAACCGCACCGCCCCCGGCGGCGGCAGCTCCTACACCGTCACCTGCACCCCCGTGGAGTTCCCCAAGGCCGCCACCGACGGCGAACCCGACCCCCACCACAGCGGGATCCTGGTCCACCTCGCCGACGTCACCGACCACGCCGAGGCCGTCGACCGCCTCCGCGCCAGCGAACGCCGCCAGCGCGAGGCCGCCGTCACCCTCCAGCGCTCCCTCCTCCCCCAGGAACTGGAGCAGCCCGACGACCTCCGCGTCGCCGCCACCTACCAGCCCGGCGGCACCGAAGCGGCCGTCGGCGGCGACTGGTACGACGTCATCACCCTCGGCGCCGGCCGCACCGCCCTCGTCATCGGCGACGTCATGGGCCGCGGGGTGCGCGCCGCGGCCGTCATGGGCCAGCTCCGCACGGCGGTCCGCGCGTACGCCCGCCTCGACCTCCCGCCCCACGAGGTCCTGCAACTCCTCGACGGCCTCGCCGCCGAGATCGACGCCAGCCAGATCGCCACCTGCGTCTACGCCGTCCACGACCCCAACGAAGGCCTCCTCGCCTACGCCTCCGCCGGCCACCTCCCCATCCTCGTCCGCGACGAGGACGGCACCGTCCGCCGCGCCGCCGACCCCACCGGCCCCCCGCTCGGCACCGGCGGCTGGCTCCACAGCTCGGGGACCATCGCGCTGGGCCCCGGCTCCACCGCCGTCCTCTACACCGACGGCCTGGTCGAACGCCGCGGCGAGGACATCGACGAAGGCGTCGCCGCCCTCGAACGCGCCCTCTCCGGCGCCCAGGGCACCCCGGCGATCATCTGCGACCGCCTGATGCGCGCCCTCGGCGTGGACGCGGACCACGACGACGACGTCGCCGTCATGGTCCTCCAGCAGCCCGCCCGCACCGGCGCCGACGCCGAGCTCTTCCACAACGCGGCCCTCGAACTCCTCGGCGGAGTCGAAGCAGCCCCCCGCGCCCGCGCCTTCGCCCAGGGCGTCCTCGCCTCCTGGCGGTTCCCGGCCGAGCTCTGCGACCTCGGTGTCCTCGCCGCGAGCGAGCTCGTCGCGAACTCCCTCCAGCACGGCACCCCGCCCATGCGCCTGCGCCTGCGCCGCACCGACCGCCGCCTGATCATCGAGGTCACCGACGGGGACGACCACCTCCCGCGCCGCCGCCGCGCCGAACCGGCCGACGAGACCGGCCGCGGCATCTCGATCATCGCCACCATCGCCTCGTCCTGGGGCACCCGCCGCACCCCGGGCGGCGGCAAGGCCGTCTGGTGCGAGTTCGCCCTCCCCGACAAGTAG
- a CDS encoding NAD(P)/FAD-dependent oxidoreductase yields MVKAANSRGDAPGTPPPARILVVGGGYVGMYTALGLQRKLRSGEAEITVVTPEPYMTYQPFLPEAAAGSISPRHVVVPLRRVLDRCRIVIGEARRIDHAKRTATVTTLATAEEGTGDIEIEYDELVLAPGSVSRTLPIPGLADYGIGFKTVEEAIGLRNHVIEQMDIASSTRDPEIRAAALTFVFVGGGYAGVEALGELEDMARYAARYYHNVKPEDMKWVLVEASDRILPEVGPEMGTYTVRELRRRNIDVRLETRLDSCENRVAVLSDGSRFPTRTIVWTAGVKPHPVLAATDLPKNDRGRLACTAFLTVEGVEHAWAAGDAAAVPDITAAESGATCAPNAQHAVRQAKQLADNLVAALRDEVLTEYAHKYVGSVASLGLHKGVAHVYGRKLKGYPAWFMHRAYHLSRVPTFNRKMRVLAEWTLSGLFKREIVSLGSLEHPRAEFELAAGGHRPHLPPPPTPDPPQDSQG; encoded by the coding sequence ATGGTGAAGGCTGCTAACTCCCGGGGCGACGCACCCGGCACCCCGCCCCCCGCGCGCATCCTCGTGGTCGGAGGCGGATACGTCGGCATGTACACGGCGCTCGGTCTCCAGCGGAAGCTGAGATCCGGCGAAGCCGAGATCACGGTGGTCACACCCGAGCCCTACATGACCTACCAGCCCTTCCTCCCCGAGGCCGCCGCGGGCTCGATCTCCCCCCGCCACGTCGTCGTCCCCCTGCGCCGCGTCCTCGACCGCTGCCGCATCGTCATCGGCGAGGCCCGCCGCATCGACCACGCCAAACGGACCGCCACCGTCACCACCCTCGCCACCGCCGAGGAGGGCACCGGCGACATCGAGATCGAATACGACGAACTCGTCCTCGCCCCCGGCTCCGTCTCCCGCACCCTCCCCATCCCCGGCCTCGCCGACTACGGCATCGGCTTCAAGACCGTGGAAGAGGCCATCGGCCTGCGCAACCACGTCATCGAGCAGATGGACATCGCCTCCTCCACCCGCGACCCCGAGATCCGCGCCGCCGCCCTCACCTTCGTCTTCGTGGGCGGCGGATACGCAGGCGTCGAGGCACTCGGCGAGCTGGAGGACATGGCCCGCTACGCGGCCCGGTACTACCACAACGTCAAACCCGAGGACATGAAATGGGTGCTGGTCGAGGCCAGCGACCGGATCCTCCCCGAGGTCGGCCCCGAAATGGGCACCTACACCGTCCGCGAACTGCGCCGCCGCAACATCGACGTACGCCTGGAGACCCGCCTCGACTCCTGCGAGAACCGCGTCGCCGTCCTCAGCGACGGCTCCCGCTTCCCCACCCGCACCATCGTCTGGACCGCGGGCGTCAAACCCCACCCCGTCCTCGCCGCCACCGACCTCCCCAAGAACGACCGCGGCCGCCTCGCCTGCACCGCCTTCCTCACCGTCGAAGGCGTCGAACACGCCTGGGCCGCCGGCGACGCGGCAGCCGTCCCCGACATCACCGCCGCCGAATCCGGCGCCACCTGCGCCCCCAACGCCCAGCACGCCGTCCGCCAGGCCAAACAGCTCGCCGACAACCTCGTCGCCGCCCTGCGCGACGAAGTCCTCACCGAGTACGCCCACAAGTACGTCGGCTCCGTCGCCTCCCTCGGCCTCCACAAGGGCGTCGCCCACGTCTACGGCCGCAAGCTCAAGGGCTACCCCGCCTGGTTCATGCACCGCGCCTACCACCTCAGCCGCGTCCCCACCTTCAACCGCAAGATGCGCGTCCTCGCCGAATGGACCCTCTCGGGCCTCTTCAAGCGGGAGATCGTTTCCCTCGGCTCCCTCGAACACCCCAGGGCAGAATTCGAACTCGCCGCAGGCGGACACCGTCCGCACCTCCCGCCGCCCCCCACCCCCGACCCCCCGCAGGACAGCCAGGGCTGA
- a CDS encoding TetR/AcrR family transcriptional regulator, with product MHISDFHGSVTALSAESGGRVMAGATTHGVGRSTPLRVDAQRNLEHVLRAAREVFGELGYGAPMEDVARRARVGVGTVYRRFPSKDVLVRRIAEEETARLTEQAKSALGQEEEPWQALSRFLRTSVASGAGRLLPPQVLRVGAAEEDGSEEEAAAARVPQQRQAVVAGVPDLRVVGSRSSVEDEPAEDSGAGALLEVVGRLVDRAREAGELRADVTVADVLLVIATAAPALPDPAQQAAASARLLDILLEGLRSRTV from the coding sequence ATGCATATTTCCGATTTCCATGGCTCTGTCACCGCGCTGTCCGCGGAGAGCGGCGGCCGCGTGATGGCGGGCGCCACGACCCACGGAGTGGGCCGTTCCACGCCGCTGCGCGTCGACGCCCAGCGCAACCTCGAACACGTCCTGCGGGCTGCCCGCGAGGTGTTCGGCGAGCTCGGCTACGGCGCTCCGATGGAAGACGTGGCGCGGCGCGCGCGGGTCGGTGTCGGGACCGTCTACCGGCGGTTCCCGAGCAAGGACGTCCTGGTCCGGCGGATAGCCGAGGAGGAGACCGCCCGGCTGACGGAGCAGGCCAAGTCCGCCCTCGGCCAGGAGGAGGAGCCCTGGCAGGCGCTGTCGCGCTTCCTGCGGACCTCCGTCGCCTCGGGCGCGGGCCGGCTGCTGCCGCCGCAGGTCCTGCGCGTCGGTGCCGCCGAGGAGGACGGGTCCGAGGAGGAAGCCGCCGCGGCGCGTGTGCCGCAGCAGCGGCAGGCCGTCGTGGCCGGGGTGCCGGACCTGCGGGTCGTGGGCTCGCGCAGCTCCGTCGAGGACGAGCCGGCGGAGGACTCCGGGGCGGGTGCACTGCTGGAGGTCGTCGGGCGGCTCGTGGACCGGGCCCGGGAGGCCGGCGAGCTGCGGGCCGATGTCACGGTGGCCGATGTGCTGCTGGTGATAGCGACCGCCGCTCCCGCACTGCCGGACCCGGCACAGCAGGCCGCGGCTTCGGCCCGACTGCTGGACATCCTGCTCGAAGGGCTGCGGTCCCGGACGGTGTGA
- a CDS encoding sigma-70 family RNA polymerase sigma factor: MSVDGRDESPAGSGGEAGPGSLPPRQVPAQREPGGRHAAPRPGGADLPPSDADLIARMRGGDDGAYEELFRRHSEAVRRYARTCCRDGHTADDLTAEVFARTLQAVRGGAGPDQSVRAYLLTTVRRVAAAWGKTARREHLVEDFALFAEQAAAGTEGTGGLGGMSGADGLELGADVRAMHEAERSLALQAFRSLPERWQAVLWHTTVEEASPSAIAPLFGLSANATAVLASRAREGLKQAYLQAHVSSALVEGGDCARYADRLGAYARGGLRMRAERGLRKHLEECAKCRLAAGELKDVNAGIPALLPVAVIGWFAAGYAAKAAGVVAGGAVAAGGAGAAAAAAGGSSAGAGAAGTAGAGAGAAGTAGAGAAGGTGGAGAGAGGAAVAEGLGLPAKAALAAGIAVAAAAGVVFALAGDEPEPQAAAKPAPGVVAPAVPKPPASAAPESSAPGAPSPAAPEPVPPRRSPQPSAPVPGPPTPSVPPPAPAPASKPPSASPVPEPPRSPTPTPSPVKPSPKPPSARDFQLARLGHSAFGQHTGPEVETWRSSWVWQRWGLEVGDRRFGQGVTVNSRSSVEIALNRQCTGFSARAGVDGLSLPTDGKLRFSVYGDGQRLWRSGALGYGDAPADVQVSLAGHTTLRLVVEQAGQGHLPTLASWADSVISCR; this comes from the coding sequence ATGAGCGTTGACGGGCGGGACGAGTCCCCCGCTGGTTCGGGCGGGGAGGCCGGGCCGGGGAGCCTGCCCCCGCGGCAGGTGCCGGCCCAGCGCGAACCCGGTGGACGGCACGCCGCTCCGCGGCCGGGTGGTGCCGATCTGCCGCCGTCCGACGCCGATTTGATCGCCCGGATGCGCGGCGGTGACGACGGCGCGTACGAGGAACTCTTCCGTCGGCACTCCGAGGCCGTACGCCGGTACGCACGCACCTGTTGCCGGGACGGGCACACCGCCGACGACCTGACCGCCGAGGTGTTCGCGCGGACGCTCCAGGCGGTGCGGGGTGGTGCCGGGCCGGACCAGTCGGTGCGGGCATACCTGCTCACCACCGTGCGGCGGGTCGCCGCGGCCTGGGGGAAGACCGCCCGGCGGGAGCATCTGGTCGAGGACTTCGCGCTGTTCGCGGAGCAGGCGGCGGCCGGTACCGAGGGCACCGGCGGGCTGGGCGGGATGTCCGGTGCGGACGGCCTGGAACTGGGCGCGGACGTCCGGGCGATGCACGAGGCCGAGCGGTCGCTCGCCCTGCAGGCCTTCCGGAGCCTGCCGGAGCGGTGGCAGGCCGTGCTGTGGCACACCACGGTCGAGGAGGCCTCGCCGAGTGCGATCGCCCCGCTGTTCGGGCTGAGCGCCAACGCGACGGCGGTGCTGGCCAGCCGGGCCCGGGAGGGCCTCAAGCAGGCCTACCTCCAGGCGCACGTGAGTTCCGCGCTCGTCGAGGGCGGCGACTGCGCGCGGTACGCGGACCGGCTGGGCGCCTATGCCCGGGGCGGGTTGCGGATGCGGGCGGAGCGGGGGCTGCGCAAGCACTTGGAGGAGTGCGCGAAGTGCCGGCTCGCCGCCGGGGAGCTGAAGGACGTCAACGCGGGGATTCCCGCGCTGCTGCCGGTCGCGGTCATCGGGTGGTTCGCCGCCGGGTACGCAGCCAAGGCGGCCGGGGTCGTGGCGGGTGGGGCCGTCGCGGCCGGTGGGGCGGGAGCCGCTGCCGCCGCCGCGGGCGGTTCCTCCGCGGGGGCCGGTGCAGCGGGTACGGCCGGGGCGGGGGCCGGTGCCGCGGGTACGGCCGGGGCGGGGGCGGCCGGAGGGACCGGGGGTGCCGGGGCGGGGGCCGGGGGTGCCGCCGTCGCCGAGGGGCTCGGGCTGCCCGCCAAGGCCGCCCTCGCCGCCGGGATAGCGGTCGCCGCGGCGGCAGGGGTGGTGTTCGCCCTCGCCGGGGACGAGCCCGAACCGCAGGCCGCGGCGAAGCCCGCACCCGGGGTGGTGGCTCCGGCCGTGCCGAAGCCGCCCGCGTCCGCGGCTCCGGAGAGCAGCGCGCCGGGGGCTCCGTCGCCGGCCGCGCCGGAACCCGTGCCGCCCCGGCGCTCTCCGCAACCTTCGGCTCCCGTGCCGGGGCCGCCGACGCCCTCGGTCCCGCCCCCGGCCCCGGCCCCGGCGTCGAAGCCGCCGTCGGCCTCGCCCGTGCCGGAGCCGCCTCGGAGCCCGACGCCCACGCCGTCACCCGTCAAGCCCTCGCCGAAGCCCCCGTCGGCCCGGGACTTCCAGCTGGCGCGGCTCGGGCACTCCGCGTTCGGGCAGCACACCGGGCCGGAGGTGGAGACCTGGCGCAGCAGCTGGGTGTGGCAGCGGTGGGGGCTGGAGGTGGGCGACCGGCGTTTCGGGCAGGGCGTCACGGTGAACTCCCGCTCCTCGGTGGAGATCGCCCTCAACCGGCAGTGCACCGGCTTCTCGGCGCGCGCCGGGGTGGACGGGCTGTCGCTGCCGACCGACGGGAAGCTGCGGTTCTCCGTCTACGGCGACGGGCAGCGGCTGTGGCGTTCGGGGGCGCTGGGGTACGGCGACGCCCCGGCGGACGTCCAGGTGTCCCTGGCCGGGCACACGACGCTGCGGCTGGTGGTGGAACAGGCCGGGCAGGGGCATCTGCCGACGCTGGCGAGCTGGGCGGACTCGGTGATCAGCTGCCGCTGA